TCGAGTCGATCGAGTTCGCTCGAAAGTTCGTTCTTCTCGTCGGTCAGCCGCGAGATTTCCCGTTCGATTTCGTCGGTGTCGACCGGCCGAAGGATGATCTCGCGCAGGTCGTCCTCCATCGTGACGGCGCGGCGCGCCGGGTTGGACTCGAGAAGGAACGCGTAGAGGTCGGCGAGTTTCGGATCGTCGAGATACGGGTCGCCGTCGGTGACGACAGAGTTCCCCGTGCGTGTAAGCGTCCGAGTGTACGTTTCGCCGTCGAGTTCGAGTTCGGCATACCCCTCCTCGGCGTCGGCCTTGAGTGAGGCAGATTCGCCACCAAGTGCGGCCATAAACGCCTGGAGAAGCGATGTTCGGTTCGTCGCGTTGCGCCCGGCGAGGACGGTTATACCCGACTCGAGTTCGACTGTCGTCTCATCGATCCCACCAATGTTCTGCGCCCGTAATCGCGCCTCGTGGGCAATCGACTCCTGTGTAGCCATCATTCGAATAACTTCCTAGCCGAGTGATAAACCTTTGGAGGGGAACGATAAGTGTGGGTGGGGACTCGACCGAGGAACCGCCGAGTTACCGCGAACACATATAGAAGTGTTATAGAGATTAGTTATATTTCTTTCTTATGTATAAGGTGCTATTCTCGAACGATGGTATGCATACAGTATGGCTACCTCCATAGTAGTCGGTATATACCGTATAACCTGCATATCTCTGTCTGCAGGAAACGCGTGGGACAAAACTGAGACTGTGGTGAATTAATCAGGATACAAACACATATCAGTAAATATCGATGGAAAATACAATTGGGTACGTAGTATTAAATTCTGGCCTACACTTCTATGCCACCTGTTATCTCTTGATCCATTCCATCTGGTGGTTTATATACAATAACGCAACCAGCGAAGCTATGGCCTCACAGAAGACGCCATCGCGACGCACTGCACTCCGAACGCTGACCACCCTCGCAACTGGCCTGACACTCGGCGGTCCGAGTGTCGCTGGGTCCGTGGGTGCACAAACCGACGCAGACTCCGATGGACCTGCCGATACCGAACGGTACGTCGCCGTCGTCGACCGGATCGTCGACGGCGAACACGTCGTCTTGCTACTCGAGGAGGACGGCCAGATCGTGGACGAGTTGGTCGTTCCACGGTCAGAGTTCGATACCGTCTCCGAGAGTGATATTCTGGCCGTGATCATCGCGGACGACGAACTGCTCGACTACCGAATCCTGCCGGAGCGACCCTGTGATATCGACGCTGTGGACATCGCTGCCGACAGCCAGGACGACCTGGATGCCGACCGTGAGACGACGCCAGCACCATCCCGTCAGAGTCGTGCTGAAGAAGCCGACTGTCTCTAGCACATCCGCTACCATTGTTTCCAGAGTAGACGCCGTTGCCGAACAACGGCAATCTCTGGCGGGGAAACAATGAACGAATTTATATATGGTCCGGATGATGGCGTACCCATGCGACTCGCTGACAAAACCGTGGTCATCACCGGTGCAGCGGCAGGGATCGGACGGGCAACCGCCGAACGGTGTGCCGAGGAGGGCGCACACGTCATCGTCACGGACATCAACGACGACGGCGTGGCCGTCGCCGAGGCCATCGAGGAGGCAGGCGGCTCCGCCGCGTTCTACAAACTCGACGTGACCGACGCCGAGCAGTTCCACGACGTAATCGACGACATCGTCGCCGAGCACGGACTCGACGTTCTCGTCAACAACGCCGGCACCGGCCACCCCAGTGGCAGTCTGGAAACCATCGACGAGTCGATCCGCGACTTCGTCGTCGACGTGAACATCAACGGTGTCTGGAACGGCTGTCACGCCGCGTTACCGCACCTGAAAGAGCAAGGCCACGGCGCAATCGTCAACGTCGGCTCGCTGGCGAGCCTCCTTGGACTCCCGAAACAGGCAGCCTACTCGCTGACGAAGGGGGCCGTCCTGAACATGACTCGTGCCGTCGCGGCCGAGGCTGGTCCCTACGGCATCCGCGCGAACACGGTCTGTCCGGGCTTTACTGAAACGCAGTTGCTCGACCAGTATCTGGCCACTCGAGACGACCCCGAGGCAGCGCGCGAGCAGATGGCCGAAGAGTACCCACTGAAACGCCTCGCCACGCCGGAGGAAATCGCCGATGCGATTCTCTTCCTCGCAAGCGACGAGGCCTCGTTCGTGACCGGCCATGGACTGGTCGTCGACGGTGGGTTCTCGGCATAGCGCCGTCCCGCGGGTACCGTTTCACCAACCCGCGACCCCGGCGCAGTTGCAGTTGCAGTTGCGGTTCCAGTTTCAGCTCCAGCACCAGTTTCAGTTCCAGTCGCAGTTACACCCCGTCGCTCTCATCAGTTCTCCGACTCGCGAACCAGCGCAACACTCGCAAGCGTCTCTCCCTCCACAACAGTCGCCTCCTGTGTAAGCGCGTACAACACTCCCGATCGCTCCGTCGTCGCCGTCGCCAACGGCTCGTAGGTCGCCGGATCGAACACCGTCCCCAGGGTCGTCCCCGCCGAAATGAACTCGCCTAACTCGAGTGCCTGCTCGGGACGGAAGAGGCCGGATTCGGGTGTCGTCACCTTTCCAAGGTGGTTCCGGGCGATGGTCTGGTCGTGGTCGATGACGTCGCCTGGAAGGAGTTCAAGTGTGCGACAGACGTTGAACAGGCCATCGACACCGGTTTCGACAGCACTCTCGACGATCTGTTTGTTGTGCGCGAGTTCGGGGGTGATCGCCGGAATGCCTTCCTCGGCGGCGGCGACGCGGAGTTTACCGGCGAAGCCGCGGCGGTGCCACTCCTCGGAGGCGTCGTCGTTCGCCTCCTCTGAGAGGAGTAAGTCGGTCCCGAACGCGGTGGCGAGGTCGCGGGCACGGTCGTCGCCCTCGCGGTAGACGACGTGTGGGTACATGTCGGGACTGCCGGTGTGGAGGTCGACGATCGCATCGGCCTGTGTTACGTACTCCCAGAGCGTGGCGGCCATGCGCTGGTGGAGGCTGCCATCAGCGTCGCCCGGCCAGACCCGATTCATATTGCTGTTGACGCTGTCGAAGGCCTCTGGGGCGGTGTAAGAGACGCGGTCGAAGGTGAGTGGATTCGCGACAGGGACGGCGATGATGGTCCCCGACAGGGGTTCCTGCAGGAGCCGCTCGTGAAAGCGCCGCAGGGTTTCGGTACCGTTCACCTCGCGGCCGTGCTGGGCAGCCTGGATGTACAGCGTCGGTGCGTCGTCGGTGCTGGGGTCGTCAGCCGTGTCGGCGTCCGCGCCGGCAGGACGATAGGTGTGAACCGTCGTCGTAAGCGCAACGCCGGACGGGAGCCGTGCGAGTGTCACCGTCTCGGACGTATGCTCCGTCTCGGTCATACCCGACGATACCACCGCCTGATGTATGTAGTTGCGGTCCGCGAGGGACAGCCAGCGGCTGTCCAGTAGCGAGTCGAGACCACTACCGTTTTCACTCGTCCCGTCGACCCCGACGTATGGGCAACGTTACTGCAACCCTGCACACGAACCGGGGCGACATCGAGGTCGAACTCTACGACGAGCGCGCACCAAGCACCGTCGACAATTTCGTCGGGCTCGCGACCGGCGGCAAGACCTGGGAAGACCCTGAGACCGGCGAGGAAGTCGACGGCGAGCCGCTGTACGACGACGTTGCCTTCCACCGCGTCATCGAGGGCTTCATGATTCAGGGCGGTGACCCAACTGAAACCGGCCGCGGCGGCCCGGGCTACCAGTTCGACGACGAGTTCCACGAGGAACTGCGCCACGACGACGCCGGCATCCTGAGCATGGCGAACTCCGGCCCGAACACCAACGGCTCGCAGTTCTTCATCACGCTCGACGCCCAGCCACATCTCGACGACCGCCACTCCGTCTTCGGCAAGGTCACCGACGGCATGGACGTCGTCGAAGAGATCGGCAGCGTCGACACCGACCGCAACGACAAGCCGCGTGAAGAAGTCGTACTCGAGTCGGTTTCGGTCGACTACGAATAAGCAGTGTTGTTCGGGCTGGCACAGTTCGGTCCAGTCCGGTTTCGTTCAGTTCCACTCTGTATCGAGTGACAACGCTATTTGCGGGCGGTGAACTGGGACAGTCCTGCAGTCATCCGGAGTTGGACTCGAGTTCAGAAACGGGAGTGAGGTCGAGTTCAAAATCCGGCTCGAAGAGCTCCTCGATGTGACACTCGAAGAAGGCGGCCAGTTTGAACGCGAGTTCCAGCGACGGATCGTAGCGTTCGCGCTCGATTGCGTTGATCGTCTGGCGTGTCACGTCGACGGCCTCGGCGAGGTCGCCCTGACTCAGTCCCGCTTCTTCCCGCCGTTCGGTGAGTTGGTTTTCCATGCTGGAGCAATCAGGAGCGACGACTGACGATCGTATAACAGACACCGTAGAAGAGCCCAAAGGCTGAGAACAGGTAGATCCCGCCCCAGACTGTCGGCGAGATCGTGATGTAGTTGCCCGCGTTCAGGACGTAGAGCGCTGGAATGATCCCGACTCCGACCATGAACGCGATGCCGATCATCATCCCGCTCGCGCGGTTGTGAAGGCGCTCGTCGCGCTCGTCGACGAGTTTCGTGTCGCTGACGTATGGAACCGCCACTGCGACGATCATCGCCGCCCACACCGTCACGAGATACGTGGCGGTTCCAACAAGCTGCTCGCCAAGGAGGATGCCAGCGAGAAGGCCGAGGCAACCAATCCCAACGAGTCCCCAGACTGATCGTTCGTACGTTTGCCTCCCGATTCCGAATACCGTGTTCACCTGCTGTCTGGTGTCGGACATGCTTTACAGTAAAGCGTACTTTACACCAGTGCTTAAAGCTACCGTTGGTTGTTCGACGCGTATGGGCTGGACAACTGACGACATCCCCGACCAACAGGGCCGGACAACCGTCGTTACGGGCGCGAACAGCGGTATCGGACGCGAGACCACCTGCGAACTCGCGCGCAACGGTGCGACCGTGATCATGGCATGTCGGAGCCTCGACCGCGGCGAGAAGGCCGCCGTCGACATCTGTCGGGAGGTTCCGGACGCAGACCTCCGCGTCAAACAGTGTGACCTTGCCAGCCTCGAGTCAGTCCGGGAGTTCGCGGCGCGTGTTGACGATCCGATCGACGTCGTGATCAACAACGCCGGGACAATGGCAATCCCGCGCTCAGAGACGGCGGACGGTTTCGAAACGCAGTTCGGCGTCAACCACCTCGGTCACTTCGCACTCACCGGATTGCTGCTTGATCGGTTACAGACCGCCGCCGACGAGAGCGGGGACGACGCTCGTATCGTCACCGTCTCGAGTGGTATGCACGAACGCGGCGATATCGACTTCGACGACCTCCATCACGAGTCGTCGTACGACCCCTGGGATGCCTATGCGCAGTCGAAACTCGCGAACGTACTCTTTGCGTACGAACTCGAGCGGCGGTTGCTCACCGCGGATGCGAACGCAAAGAGTATTGCTGTCCATCCAGGCTACGCGGCGACCAAGCTCCAGTTTCGTGGTCCCGAAGAAACGGGCGCGCGGGGGAGAAAAGCAGTGCGGTGGCTGCTCAACACTCTTCTTGCGCAGTCGTCTAAACGCGGGGCGCTTCCGACGTTGTACGCTGCAACTGTCCCAGACGCCAAGGGTGGGGCGTACTACGGTCCCGGTGGACTCGCAAATATGCGCGGCACACCGGAGCGACAGGCTTCCGCAGGTCGGTCGTACGACGAGGAGACAGCCCGCC
The DNA window shown above is from Natrialba magadii ATCC 43099 and carries:
- a CDS encoding SDR family NAD(P)-dependent oxidoreductase, translating into MRLADKTVVITGAAAGIGRATAERCAEEGAHVIVTDINDDGVAVAEAIEEAGGSAAFYKLDVTDAEQFHDVIDDIVAEHGLDVLVNNAGTGHPSGSLETIDESIRDFVVDVNINGVWNGCHAALPHLKEQGHGAIVNVGSLASLLGLPKQAAYSLTKGAVLNMTRAVAAEAGPYGIRANTVCPGFTETQLLDQYLATRDDPEAAREQMAEEYPLKRLATPEEIADAILFLASDEASFVTGHGLVVDGGFSA
- a CDS encoding succinylglutamate desuccinylase/aspartoacylase family protein, translating into MTETEHTSETVTLARLPSGVALTTTVHTYRPAGADADTADDPSTDDAPTLYIQAAQHGREVNGTETLRRFHERLLQEPLSGTIIAVPVANPLTFDRVSYTAPEAFDSVNSNMNRVWPGDADGSLHQRMAATLWEYVTQADAIVDLHTGSPDMYPHVVYREGDDRARDLATAFGTDLLLSEEANDDASEEWHRRGFAGKLRVAAAEEGIPAITPELAHNKQIVESAVETGVDGLFNVCRTLELLPGDVIDHDQTIARNHLGKVTTPESGLFRPEQALELGEFISAGTTLGTVFDPATYEPLATATTERSGVLYALTQEATVVEGETLASVALVRESEN
- a CDS encoding peptidylprolyl isomerase, giving the protein MGNVTATLHTNRGDIEVELYDERAPSTVDNFVGLATGGKTWEDPETGEEVDGEPLYDDVAFHRVIEGFMIQGGDPTETGRGGPGYQFDDEFHEELRHDDAGILSMANSGPNTNGSQFFITLDAQPHLDDRHSVFGKVTDGMDVVEEIGSVDTDRNDKPREEVVLESVSVDYE
- a CDS encoding helix-turn-helix transcriptional regulator, translating into MENQLTERREEAGLSQGDLAEAVDVTRQTINAIERERYDPSLELAFKLAAFFECHIEELFEPDFELDLTPVSELESNSG
- a CDS encoding oxidoreductase: MGWTTDDIPDQQGRTTVVTGANSGIGRETTCELARNGATVIMACRSLDRGEKAAVDICREVPDADLRVKQCDLASLESVREFAARVDDPIDVVINNAGTMAIPRSETADGFETQFGVNHLGHFALTGLLLDRLQTAADESGDDARIVTVSSGMHERGDIDFDDLHHESSYDPWDAYAQSKLANVLFAYELERRLLTADANAKSIAVHPGYAATKLQFRGPEETGARGRKAVRWLLNTLLAQSSKRGALPTLYAATVPDAKGGAYYGPGGLANMRGTPERQASAGRSYDEETARRLWKVSRELTGVTYDLPQPDSESSTPAGSSPQS